A window of the Mus pahari chromosome 1, PAHARI_EIJ_v1.1, whole genome shotgun sequence genome harbors these coding sequences:
- the Ak3 gene encoding GTP:AMP phosphotransferase AK3, mitochondrial, which yields MGASGRLLRAVIMGAPGSGKGTVSSRITKHFELKHLSSGDLLRQNMLQGTEIGVLAKTFIDQGKLIPDDVMTRLALHELKTLTQCSWLLDGFPRTLPQAEALDKVYQIDTVINLNVPFEVIKQRLTARWIHPASGRVYNIEFNPPKTVGIDDLTGEPLIQREDDKPETVIKRLKAYEAQTEPVLQYYQKKGVLETFSGTETNKIWPHVYSFLQTKVPETTQKASVTP from the exons ATGGGGGCGTCGGGGCGGCTGCTGCGCGCCGTGATCATGGGGGCCCCGGGCTCCGGCAAGGGCACCGTGTCGTCACGCATCACCAAACACTTCGAGCTGAAGCACCTCTCCAGCGGGGACCTGCTCCGCCAGAACATGCTGCAGGGCACAG AAATCGGTGTGTTGGCCAAGACTTTCATTGACCAAGGAAAGCTCATCCCAGATGATGTCATGACTCGGCTGGCCCTTCATGAGCTCAAAACCCTTACCCAGTGTAGCTGGCTGTTGGATG GATTTCCAAGGACACTTCCACAGGCAGAAGCCCTGGATAAAGTGTATCAGATAGACACAGTGATAAATCTCAACGTGCCCTTTGAGGTCATTAAACAACGCCTTACTGCTCGCTGGATACATCCTGCCAGTGGTCGAGTATACAACATTGAATTCAACCCTCCCAAGACTGTG GGCATTGATGACCTGACTGGAGAACCTCTGATTCAGCGCGAGGATGACAAACCAGAGACAGTGATCAAGAGACTAAAGGCTTATGAAGCCCAGACAGAGCCAGTCCTGCAGTATTACCA gAAAAAAGGGGTGTTGGAAACATTCTCCGGCACAGAAACCAACAAGATCTGGCCCCACGTATACTCCTTCCTACAGACGAAAGTTCCAGAAACTACCCAAAAAGCTTCTGTTACTCCCTGA